From one Ctenopharyngodon idella isolate HZGC_01 chromosome 15, HZGC01, whole genome shotgun sequence genomic stretch:
- the LOC127495709 gene encoding nuclear mitotic apparatus protein 1-like isoform X2: MKFNRTKAGPLLTWMNTMFPEKEIWEFIHMRNGIRLLEICNKLKGKEDFEGFKTLSLYEILEIIFSVLHDDFNLSKRQSSLILKKSNKGIDLELQLAKVVLLLCYCSFKKGNQLPMDSRTESEIISMFRFVKDDADGLSLDEGLDQFLDQDSVITDVNSSSGSSLLYTDDESPVVQRFPRVQFQELCTVASSSYSSPVQDVMSTPHFQLKRLRKELAHEGDVRDELEKELADQINIISEKEGLIIQLQHRVDRMLREQRELEKDHKAALLELQEKNESLLRRVHEVVKQCQDLKSENSQKDKKIDELTEENHTFAAQVRNAFAQLARAEEEVTKLTMAHEMSQAEWRSRKEFLEHELNEAVKHRECLSEQVQILQGKISVLEDELHKAQSQEKGEVLGPIMESEKLKQELADLTLKLAELQDTISRLEKEKAEVEALLAEERASFEKETRRLQMVVFDLEQSVNSIRLERETLEEALRSQKEILTAQITALENDVSRLQQVEVQLTAEIKISADLRQQREELEGKVASLDKTVHALHAEIQGLEAERASQQDALNALIVELQSAKNTVQEYEKKLEEHKKVVAENDSLKKESCTLQQELDEHLQAIGDLQGQINVLRQEKAEGENQVSQALTKIESLQTHILELSEQISLKDEEIRNLRNEYDSVDHELKLVKEQNIEINEMIKSNRKENEETVKKLQQELHSACSAASEKQEEMLVLSAEVTSLREQICQYSENEVQKQQELSVLETQQNVLKENLTSLQNQLAEVTTTASQKNSELLLLQNELHQQESLRKKAQELEIAKREALESTVSELQAKILQVSTLASEREVQVISLQNEMKDQELRAKQSEDDLRRELEVKVGTLRGELDAVSRCAADKENLLGSLGQKLKEMEGLFLQKEKDLLEMHQAKEDLEKKLVDEKQQLEGYQQNLEIVRKERDQLSTEVTSLNDKIRSYQDTEVRKQQGISVLEVECNRLKENMAALEKKLVEETATASQRHSELLLLQNELHQQESLREKAQEVETAKREELERTVNELQAKILQVSTLSTERETSLQNELKDQLRAKQSEDDLRRELEEKVGTLQGELDAVNRCAADKDNLLGSLDQKLKEMEGLFLQKEKDILEMHQAKEDLEKRIDELVVEKQQQLEEYQQNLEMVKKEKEHLTTEVTSLNDKIHSYQDTEVQKQQDISVLEVECNLLKENMAALEKKLVEETTTASQKHSELLLLQNDLHQQQSIREKAQELETAKREELERTVSELQAKMLEVSTLASEREASLQNELKDHLRAKQSEDDLRRELEEKVGTLQGELDAVNRCATDKDNLLGSLDQKLKEMEGLFVQKEKDVLEMHQAKEDLEKRLVDEKQKLEEYQQNLEMVRKERDHLSAEITSLNDKIHSYQDTEVQKQQEISVLEVECNLLKENMAALEKKLEEETATASQKNSELLLLQNELNQQQSIRDKAQELETAKREELERTVSELQAKILAVSTLASEREVSFQNQLKDQLSAKQSEDDCRRELEEKVETLQRQLETASHDVIDKDQLLQTLEQKLRQMELLCQQKEKAVLDMHQVKEDLEKRIDELVVEKQQLEGCQQNLELVRKERDHLSTEVTSLNDKICSYQDTEVRKQQEISVLEVKHNTLMENLAALKMQIAELTTTASQKESELLLLQKELCEQEKLREKAQELEKVVSQLQAKILEVSTLASERETQISSLQGEINDQQLRAKQSEDDLRTALEEKVQTLQRQLDTASRDVTDKDHLLQSLDQKLRQSELLSQQKEDLEKRIVELQVDKHQLDNYQQNLEMLRQERNHLTSLNQALQRECDASQKIRAELELKVEEKNGSILALKKASRQWEEQNQELLEQLKTKSEAVEHYKAQVEKAKNHYDSKKQLLVEAQEQNKSFEQSLDASKREIKALETELKLALMELDQAKAKEKSLAAKVKSLEAQVDFADRQLREQRKMTDDIEDMRHRECQYIRVPEKCQDTSTDSLEFELNDSLNANSRSAVPGESSTPLVRSSERLAAKRRALGAESLETLYFTPMGQQGNKRKVDHNDAFERKLESSITSIGDLVVDSARKLTASARRRRTTQVINITMAKKTPGSAEGEESFSSLHSARSQPNLAVHHSRPISIDFTEESLSKADTIQNLPGYRRSAVHTVAPPRAASTFCIGAENEPEHAADDWMRIAELQARNKACLPHLKSSYPLESRPSLGPSFTVTDEDLRLGDPDETIRRASILPSQIMETLISRRFSLAPGASSSQGPAHSQPHRATMLPGQIRSSTAAHRASQLSKTSSHLRASENKRSPLAPKRPGSQLQGPDTPEAKKLASCFPRPMTPKGRFGNSQNRPPNSPAERRQSVLFTIENTPKNKVRGDSRLQRGLNKLRNSARKSPAVAGRALRSAVSGKSPLDSTLRKSPRNKSPKSSSAKQGTQ, from the exons ATGAAGTTCAATAGGACCAAGGCGGGTCCACTTTTGACATGG ATGAATACCATGTTTCCTGAGAAGGAAATCTGGGAGTTCATTCATATGAGAAATGGGATTCGACTCCTGGAGATCTGCAACAAACT AAAAGGGAAAGAGGACTTTGAGGGTTTTAAGACTCTATCCCTGTATGAGATATTGGAAATCATCTTCAGTGTTTTGCATG ATGACTTTAACCTCAGCAAAAGACAAAGTTCCCTCATCTTAAAGAAAAGCAATAAAGGCATTGACCTGGAGCTTCAGCTTGCCAAG GTGGTGCTTCTGCTTtgttactgcagttttaaaaaagGCAACCAGTTACCCATGGATTCAAGAACAGAG TCGGAGATTATATCCATGTTTCGTTTCGTTAAAGATGACGCTGATGGTTTGTCTTTAGACGAAGGCTTAGATCAGTTTCTAGACCAAGACT CTGTTATAACGGATGTGAACTCCAGCAGCGGCAGCTCGTTATTGTACACTGATGATGAGTCTCCAGTCGTCCAACGGTTTCCCAGAGTTCAGTTTCAAGAGCTTTGCACAGTGGCTTCCAGCTCATACAG CTCTCCAGTGCAGGATGTAATGAGCACACCGCATTTCCAGTTGAAGAGACTCCGGAAAGAATTGGCACATGAGGGAGACGTGAGAGACGAGCTGGAGAAAGAACTGGCTGATCAGATCAACATAATCTCAGAAAAAG AGGGTCTGATTATCCAGCTGCAGCATAGGGTGGACCGAATGCTGAGAGAACAACGAGAACTGGAGAAAGACCATAAAGCTGCTCTGCTGGAGCTGCAGGAGAAGAACGAGAG TCTTCTCCGCAGAGTGCATGAGGTTGTGAAGCAGTGCCAAGATTTAAAATCTGAAAACTCTCAGAAGGACAAAAAGATTGATGAACTAACAGAGGAGAACCATACTTTTGCTGCTCAG GTGCGAAATGCCTTCGCTCAGCTGGCAAGAGCCGAGGAGGAAGTTACCAAACTCACGATGGCTCATGAAATGTCACAGGCTGAGTGGAGGAGCAGAAAGGAGTTTCTTGAGCATGAGTTGAATGAGGCCGTCAAACACAGG GAGTGTCTAAGTGAGCAAGTGCAGATACTTCAGGGAAAGATCTCCGTTCTGGAGGATGAACTCCATAAAGCTCAGTCTCAGGAGAAAGGAGAGGTTTTGGGGCCCATCATGGAG tCAGAGAAGCTTAAACAGGAGCTGGCAGATCTGACTCTTAAACTTGCTGAGCTTCAGGACACTATTTCCCGTCTTGAGAAGGAGAAGGCAGAAGTTGAGGCTTTGTTGGCTGAGGAGAGAGCCTCTTTTGAGAAGGAAACCAGAAGACTACAGATGGTTGTGTTTGACCTGGAGCAGTCTGTCAACAGCATCCGTTTGGAGAGAGAAACCCTGGAGGAGGCCTTACGGAGTCAGAAGGAAATACTCACTGCGCAGATAACAGCTCTGGAAAATGATGTTTCTCGTCTGCAGCAGGTGGAAGTGCAACTGACAGCGGAGATAAAAATCTCTGCGGACCTCCGCCAACAGAGAGAAGAGCTGGAGGGGAAGGTTGCCTCTTTAGACAAGACGGTTCATGCTCTGCATGCTGAGATCCAGGGTTTGGAAGCAGAGAGAGCTTCACAGCAGGATGCCCTGAATGCCCTCATTGTTGAGTTGCAAAGTGCCAAGAACACAGTTCAGGAATATGAGAAGAAGCTGGAGGAGCATAAAAAAGTGGTAGCAGAGAACGATTCCTTGAAAAAGGAGTCATGCACATTGCAGCAGGAGCTTGATGAGCATCTGCAGGCCATTGGAGACCTTCAGGGGCAAATTAATGTTCTCAGACAGGAGAAAGCTGAGGGAGAGAACCAGGTTAGTCAGGCTTTGACCAAAATCGAAAGCCTCCAAACTCACATTCTAGAATTGTCTGAGCAGATTTCCCTAAAAGATGAAGAAATCAGAAATCTGAGGAATGAGTATGACTCTGTTGACCACGAGCTGAAGCTTGTGAAGGagcaaaatattgaaataaacgAAATGATCAAATCAAATCGCAAAGAGAATGAGGAGACTGTTAAAAAACTTCAGCAAGAGCTTCACTCTGCTTGTTCAGCTGCATCAGAAAAACAAGAGGAAATGCTGGTTCTGTCAGCAGAGGTAACATCTCTTAGAGAGCAGATCTGCCAGTACAGTGAAAACGAAGTGCAGAAACAACAAGAATTGTCTGTTTTAGAAACCCAACAAAACGTTTTGAAGGAGAACTTGACCTCTCTTCAGAACCAGTTGGCTGAGGTGACAACTACAGCTTCACAGAAAAATTCGGAGCTTCTCTTGCTTCAAAACGAGCTTCACCAACAAGAAAGCCTTAGAAAAAAGGCTCAAGAGCTTGAGATTGCCAAGCGTGAGGCACTTGAGAGTACGGTGAGTGAACTTCAAGCTAAAATCCTACAAGTCTCTACTCTTGCCTCTGAGAGAGAGGTTCAAGTAATTTCTCTTCAAAATGAGATGAAGGATCAGGAATTGAGGGCCAAACAATCTGAAGATGATCTCCGTAGAGAGCTGGAAGTCAAGGTTGGCACCCTACGAGGAGAACTAGATGCGGTCAGTCGTTGTGCTGCAGACAAAGAAAATCTGCTGGGGTCTTTAGGTCAAAAGCTGAAGGAGATGGAAGGGCTCTTTCTTCAAAAGGAAAAAGATCTCCTGGAGATGCATCAGGCTAAGGAGGACCTGGAGAAGAAGCTTGTTGATGAGAAACAACAGCTGGAGGGTTACCAGCAGAATTTGGAGATTGTGAGAAAGGAAAGAGACCAACTGTCAACTGAAGTAACCTCTCTCAATGATAAAATCCGCAGTTACCAGGACACTGAAGTGCGGAAGCAACAGGGCATTTCTGTTTTAGAAGTGGAATGCAACCGGTTAAAAGAAAACATGGCTGCCCTTGAGAAGAAGTTGGTGGAGGAGACGGCTACAGCTTCACAGAGACATTCTGAGCTTCTCTTGCTTCAAAATGAGCTTCACCAACAAGAAAGCCTTAGAGAAAAGGCTCAGGAGGTTGAAACTGCCAAGCGTGAGGAACTTGAGAGAACTGTAAATGAACTTCAAGCTAAAATCCTACAAGTTTCCACTCTTTCCACTGAGAGGGAGACTTCTCTTCAAAATGAGTTGAAGGATCAATTGAGGGCCAAacagtctgaagatgatctcCGCAGAGAGCTAGAGGAGAAGGTTGGCACCCTACAAGGAGAACTAGATGCAGTCAATCGTTGTGCTGCAGACAAAGACAATCTGCTGGGGTCTTTAGATCAAAAGCTGAAGGAGATGGAAGGGCTTTTCCTTCAAAAGGAGAAAGATATCCTGGAGATGCATCAGGCAAAGGAGGACCTGGAGAAAAGGATTGATGAGCTTGTTGttgagaaacaacaacaactggaGGAGTACCAGCAGAATTTGGAGATGGTGAAGAAGGAAAAAGAGCACCTGACAACTGAAGTAACCTCTCTCAATGATAAAATCCACAGTTACCAGGACACTGAAGTGCAGAAGCAACAGGACATTTCTGTTTTAGAGGTGGAATGCAACctgttaaaagaaaacatggCTGCCCTTGAGAAGAAGTTGGTGGAGGAGACAACTACAGCTTCACAGAAACATTCTGAGCTTCTCTTGCTTCAAAACGATCTTCACCAACAACAGAGCATTAGAGAAAAGGCTCAGGAGCTTGAGACTGCCAAGCGTGAGGAACTTGAGAGAACGGTGAGTGAACTTCAAGCTAAAATGCTGGAGGTCTCCACTCTTGCCTCTGAGAGGGAGGCTTCTCTTCAAAATGAATTGAAGGATCATTTGAGGGCCAAacagtctgaagatgatctcCGCAGAGAGCTAGAGGAGAAGGTTGGCACCCTACAAGGAGAACTAGATGCAGTCAATCGTTGTGCCACAGACAAAGACAATCTGCTGGGGTCTTTAGATCAAAAGCTAAAGGAGATGGAAGGACTTTTCGTTCAAAAGGAGAAAGATGTCCTGGAGATGCATCAGGCAAAGGAGGACCTGGAGAAGAGGCTTGTTGATGAGAAACAAAAACTGGAGGAGTACCAGCAGAATTTGGAGATGGTGAGAAAGGAAAGAGACCATCTGTCAGCTGAAATAACCTCTCTCAATGATAAAATCCACAGTTACCAGGACACTGAAGTGCAGAAGCAACAGGAGATTTCTGTTTTAGAGGTAGAATGCAACctgttaaaagaaaacatggCTGCCCTTGAGAAGAAGTTGGAAGAGGAGACGGCTACAGCTTCACAGAAAAATTCTGAGCTTCTCTTGCTTCAAAACGAACTTAACCAACAACAGAGCATTAGAGACAAGGCTCAGGAGCTTGAGACTGCCAAGCGTGAGGAACTTGAGAGAACAGTGAGTGAACTTCAAGCTAAAATCCTAGCGGTGTCCACTCTTGCTTCTGAGAGGGAGGTTTCTTTTCAAAATCAGTTGAAGGATCAATTAAGTGCCAAACAGTCTGAAGATGATTGCCGCAGAGAGCTGGAGGAGAAGGTAGAGACTCTTCAGCGACAATTGGAAACTGCCAGTCATGACGTCATCGATAAAGACCAACTTCTGCAGACTTTAGAACAGAAGCTGAGGCAGATGGAACTGCTTTGCCAACAAAAGGAGAAAGCTGTCCTTGATATGCATCAGGTAAAGGAGGACCTGGAGAAGAGGATTGATGAGCTTGTTGTTGAGAAACAACAACTGGAGGGGTGTCAGCAGAATTTGGAGCTGGTGAGAAAGGAAAGAGACCATCTGTCAACTGAAGTAACATCTCTCAATGATAAAATCTGCAGTTACCAGGACACTGAAGTGCGGAAGCAACAGGAGATTTCTGTTTTGGAGGTTAAACACAATACATTAATGGAGAACTTGGCTGCTCTTAAGATGCAAATAGCAGAGCTGACAACTACAGCTTCTCAGAAAGAATCTGAGCTTCTGTTGCTTCAAAAGGAGCTCTGTGAACAAGAGAAACTTCGAGAAAAGGCTCAGGAGCTTGAGAAGGTCGTAAGTCAACTTCAGGCTAAAATACTAGAGGTCTCCACTCTCGCCTCTGAGAGGGAAACTCAAATAAGTTCTCTTCAAGGTGAAATAAATGATCAACAATTAAGGGCCAAacagtctgaagatgatctcCGCACAGCACTTGAAGAGAAGGTTCAAACACTACAGAGACAGTTAGACACTGCCAGTCGTGATGTCACTGACAAAGACCATCTTTTGCAGTCTTTGGATCAGAAGCTGAGGCAGTCGGAATTGCTGTCCCAACAAAAGGAGGACCTGGAGAAGAGAATTGTTGAGCTTCAAGTAGACAAACATCAACTGGATAACTACCAGCAGAATTTGGAGATGCTGAGGCAAGAAAGGAACCATCTGACTTCTCTCAACCAAGCTCTTCAGAGGGAGTGTGATGCCTCCCAGAAGATTCGAGCGGAGCTGGAGTTGAAGGTTGAGGAGAAAAACGGTTCCATCCTTGCTCTTAAAAAGGCTTCCCGACAGTGGGAGGAGCAGAATCAGGAACTCTTGGAACAGCTGAAGACAAAGTCGGAAGCAGTAGAACACTACAAAGCACAG GTGGAGAAAGCCAAGAATCACTACGACAGTAAAAAGCAGCTACTGGTGGAGGCTCAGGAACAGAACAAAAGTTTTGAGCAATCACTTGATGCCAGTAAGAGGGAAATCAAGGCTCTGGAGACTGAACTGAAGCTAGCTCTCATGGAACTAGACCAGGCGAAGGCCAAAGAAAAGAGCCTTGCGGCCAAAGTGAAGAGCTTGGAGGCACAA GTTGACTTTGCTGACAGGCAACTGCGAGAGCAGAGGAAGATGACTGATGACATTGAGGACATGAGACACAGAGAATGTCAGTACATCAGAGTCCCAGAAAAATGTCAGGACACCAGCACTGACAGCTTGGAGTTTGAGCTGAATGATTCGCTCAATGCTAATAG TCGTTCAGCAGTACCGGGTGAATCCAGCACTCCGCTAGTACGCAGTTCTGAGCGTTTGGCTGCTAAACGCCGTGCCTTGGGGGCCGAATCCCTGGAGACTCTCTACTTCACGCCTATGGGTCAACAAGGCAACAAGCGTAAAGTGGACCACAACGATGCCTTTGAACGCAAACTAGAGTCCAGCATCACTTCCATTGGCGATCTTGTGGTTGACTCGGCAAGGAAGTTGACCGCTTCGGCTCGCAGGCGACGTACTACACAAGTTATCAACATCACAATGGCTAAG AAGACACCAGGAAGTGCTGAAGGCGAGGAGTCGTTTTCTAGTCTGCACTCTGCCCGATCTCAACCCAACTTGGCAGTCCATCACTCACGGCCGATCTCCATAGacttcacagaagaaagtttATCAAAAGCAGACACCATTCAAAATCTGCCTGGATATCGCAGAAGTGCCGTGCACACTGTCGCCCCACCAAGAG CCGCCAGTACATTCTGTATCGGAGCGGAGAATGAACCCGAACATGCTGCTGATGATTGGATGAGAATTGCCGAATTGCAGGCACGAAACAAAGCCTGCCTGCCTCACCTAAAGAGCAGCTACCCGTTGGAGTCCAGG